From the Oncorhynchus nerka isolate Pitt River linkage group LG28, Oner_Uvic_2.0, whole genome shotgun sequence genome, one window contains:
- the sdr42e1 gene encoding short-chain dehydrogenase/reductase family 42E member 1: MEKARICTFLITGGSGYFGFRLACSLHKKGAKVVLFDMSPPSLEVPEGIVFLKGDIREYAQVEKAVTGMDCVFHIASYGMSGREQLNRKLIEEVNVQGTEHVLRACVEAGVSRLIYTSTFNVVFGGQVIEGGDESLPYLPLHLHPDHYSRTKSVAEMAVMKASGTELKDGTGVLRACALRPAGIYGPGEQRHLPRIVGYIEKGIFRFVYGDPRSLVEFVHVDNLVSAHELAAEALMSEHQHRSAGQAYFISDGKPVNNFEFFRPLVEGLGYSFPKLRLPLSLIYFVAFLTEMIHHLIGPIYNFQPLLTRTEVYKTGVTHYFSMAKAKAELGYEPQEYNLEEVVQWFKSRGHGRKPRGSRLQRLILDGLLLAALVALALSYLPVVGS; encoded by the coding sequence CCTTGCCTGCTCACTACATAAAAAGGGAGCTAAAGTCGTTCTGTTTGATATGAGCCCACCCAGCCTAGAGGTTCCAGAGGGCATTGTGTTCCTAAAGGGAGATATTCGTGAATATGCTCAGGTGGAGAAGGCGGTCACTGGCATGGACTGTGTTTTCCACATCGCCTCCTATGGCATGTCTGGCAGGGAGCAGCTGAACAGGAAGCTGATTGAAGAGGTGAATGTCCAGGGCACAGAGCATGTCCTCAGGGCCTGTGTAGAGGCTGGAGTCTCCAGACTCATCTACACTAGCACCTTCAACGTAGTGTTCGGAGGCCAAGTCATTGAGGGTGGTGACGAAAGcctcccctacctacctctccatctccaccctgaCCACTACTCCAGAACCAAGTCGGTAGCTGAGATGGCCGTGATGAAAGCCAGTGGTACAGAGCTGAAGGACGGGACAGGTGTGTTGAGGGCCTGTGCTCTGCGTCCAGCCGGTATATATGGGCCTGGCGAGCAGAGGCACCTGCCCAGGATCGTTGGGTACATAGAGAAGGGGATATTCAGGTTTGTGTATGGAGATCCAAGAAGTTTAGTGGAGTTTGTCCATGTAGACAACCTGGTGTCTGCACACGAACTAGCTGCAGAGGCTCTGATGTCAGAGCACCAGCACCGCTCTGCTGGACAGGCATACTTCATCTCAGATGGAAAACCTGTCAACAACTTTGAGTTCTTCAGACCTCTGGTGGAGGGTTTGGGTTACTCTTTCCCCAAACTacgtctacccctctctctcatttactTTGTTGCATTCCTCACTGAGATGATTCACCATCTCATCGGCCCAATCTATAACTTCCAGCCTCTGCTCACACGCACAGAGGTGTATAAGACCGGAGTGACTCATTACTTCAGCATGGCGAAGGCCAAGGCCGAGCTGGGTTATGAGCCCCAGGAGTATAACCTGGAGGAGGTTGTGCAGTGGTTCAAGAGTAGAGGTCACGGAAGAAAACCTAGGGGTTCACGTCTCCAGCGACTGATACTAGATGGTCTTCTATTAGCAGCTCTAGTAGCTCTGGCCCTTTCATACCTCCCAGTGGTTGGCAGTTAA